The following proteins are co-located in the Rhodococcus opacus B4 genome:
- a CDS encoding TetR/AcrR family transcriptional regulator, which yields MAQKRNTTPGAKTRETVLHAAADVASIDGLDGLTIGHLASLTGMSKSGLFAHFGSKQDLQLATIEVARQRYVREVVTPALESGPGMQRLTALCESFLSYVERGVFPGGCFFAAAMAEFDGKTPGPVRDAVTECQRQWMETLAQSAHEAQQSGELCIDTDPDQLAFELEGTLLAANSYFHLFADTRYLDRARLAVRTRLSSGASTPERTATRA from the coding sequence ATGGCACAGAAGCGGAACACGACCCCAGGCGCCAAGACGCGGGAGACCGTGCTGCACGCGGCTGCCGACGTCGCATCGATCGATGGTCTGGACGGACTCACCATCGGGCATCTCGCGAGCCTGACCGGGATGAGCAAGAGTGGGCTGTTCGCCCACTTCGGGTCGAAGCAAGACCTCCAGTTGGCCACCATCGAGGTCGCGCGCCAGCGTTACGTGCGCGAGGTGGTCACACCGGCGCTCGAGTCGGGTCCGGGCATGCAACGCCTCACCGCCCTCTGTGAGTCGTTCCTGTCGTATGTCGAACGGGGAGTCTTTCCTGGGGGATGCTTCTTCGCCGCCGCGATGGCCGAGTTCGACGGCAAGACGCCCGGCCCGGTCCGTGACGCCGTCACCGAGTGCCAGCGCCAGTGGATGGAGACCCTCGCGCAGTCGGCACATGAGGCGCAGCAATCCGGTGAGCTGTGCATCGACACCGATCCGGACCAGCTCGCGTTCGAGCTGGAAGGCACGCTGCTGGCGGCCAACTCATATTTCCATCTCTTCGCCGACACGCGTTATCTCGACCGCGCTCGCCTCGCGGTACGTACGCGCCTGTCGAGTGGAGCATCGACACCAGAACGGACGGCAACCCGCGCATGA
- a CDS encoding NAD(P)/FAD-dependent oxidoreductase: MFDVIVVGARCAGASLAMLLARGGHRVAVVDRASFPSDTMSTHFLWQRAAFRLRDWGLLDRLHARGCAPIEQITFDVGPVQMSGIGPGVEGQTAVYCPRRTVLDAVLVEAAVEAGAELIDGVVVDDVVWADGRVSGVRGRCRGVGGSLSLRAPLVVGADGLHSTVARRVAARVYNHHPPLTCVYYSYWSGLGNVRASFHARTGQLILVWPTNDGLTCIYVGWPRREFARVRTDLDRSFQAALDLVPGLRDTVASGHREQRFVGTADLPNQYRTSVGPGWALLGDAGHHKDPSTGMGIADAFLSADLLAKAIQSARAGRSVDDALGDYQRQRDQLTANGFELALNTARLAPLSNGLTAFYRAAATQPEVVERIFGVLGGSVPIRDVYSAPRIASVLAQANA; this comes from the coding sequence ATGTTCGACGTGATCGTGGTGGGCGCCCGATGCGCAGGCGCATCATTGGCGATGCTTCTGGCACGGGGCGGGCACCGTGTCGCGGTGGTCGATCGAGCGTCGTTTCCCAGCGACACCATGTCCACCCATTTCCTGTGGCAACGTGCCGCGTTCCGACTGCGGGATTGGGGGTTGCTCGATCGGTTGCACGCCCGCGGCTGCGCACCGATCGAGCAGATCACCTTCGACGTCGGCCCGGTGCAGATGTCGGGTATCGGGCCGGGCGTCGAAGGGCAGACGGCCGTGTACTGCCCGAGGCGGACGGTTCTCGACGCGGTGCTGGTCGAGGCGGCCGTCGAGGCGGGCGCCGAACTGATCGACGGCGTCGTCGTCGACGACGTGGTGTGGGCGGACGGTCGGGTATCGGGCGTGCGCGGCCGTTGCCGAGGTGTCGGCGGCTCGTTGTCGTTGCGGGCACCGCTGGTCGTCGGGGCCGACGGTCTGCACTCAACCGTCGCGCGGCGAGTCGCTGCTCGTGTCTACAACCACCATCCGCCGCTGACGTGCGTGTACTACTCCTATTGGAGTGGCCTCGGCAATGTGCGCGCGTCGTTCCACGCCCGAACCGGCCAGCTGATCCTGGTCTGGCCCACCAACGACGGACTCACCTGCATCTACGTCGGTTGGCCCCGCCGGGAATTTGCGCGTGTCCGCACAGACCTCGACCGAAGCTTTCAGGCCGCCCTCGATCTGGTGCCCGGACTGCGTGACACGGTCGCCTCCGGCCACCGCGAACAACGTTTCGTCGGTACCGCCGACCTACCCAACCAGTACCGAACATCGGTCGGACCGGGCTGGGCGCTGCTCGGCGATGCCGGCCACCACAAGGACCCCTCCACGGGGATGGGCATCGCCGATGCGTTCCTCAGCGCCGACCTGCTCGCGAAGGCCATCCAGAGCGCGCGCGCCGGCCGTTCCGTCGACGACGCACTCGGCGACTACCAGCGTCAGCGCGACCAGCTCACCGCCAACGGCTTCGAATTGGCGCTCAACACGGCCCGCCTCGCGCCGCTCTCGAACGGACTCACTGCGTTCTACAGAGCGGCCGCCACCCAACCGGAGGTAGTCGAGCGGATCTTCGGCGTCCTCGGCGGGTCGGTGCCCATCCGAGACGTCTACTCTGCACCGCGCATCGCGTCGGTACTCGCACAAGCCAACGCGTAA
- a CDS encoding FAD-dependent oxidoreductase produces MVLGASIAGLLAARVLSEAYAQVIVVDHDHLPGTAAPRRCVPQARHTHVLIERGQQVLEELFPGFTDDLAARGVPTLDNLRDVRWCLSGHRFPQPESGMTVVSASRSYLEGCVRARVSELPGVTLVDCCDAAGLTMTPDRRRVTGVRVLRRADGSAEEVLDADLVVDATGRGSRAPTWLAELGFESPEEEKLQVGLGYTTQIYRAPAPGLGNDLGVVIGPTPDAPRGGALQLLEGNRFLVTLMGMLGDYPPTDPDGFLDFARTLPIPDLCDVIRDAEPLERARSFRFPASVRRRYERLSRFPAGFLVTGDALCSFNPIYAQGMTVAALEAITLRRHLQRATEPHPRTFFRDVAKMIDVPWDMSVGADLAFPDVIGARSPKMRIANAYIPRLHAAAAHDPVLATTFIRVAALVDRPERLMSPGTVLRVLRQILPRPR; encoded by the coding sequence GTGGTGCTCGGCGCCAGCATCGCCGGCTTACTCGCGGCCCGGGTGCTGTCCGAGGCGTATGCGCAGGTGATCGTGGTGGATCACGATCACCTCCCGGGTACCGCGGCCCCACGCCGCTGTGTGCCCCAAGCCCGGCACACCCACGTGCTGATCGAACGCGGTCAGCAGGTCCTCGAGGAGCTGTTCCCGGGCTTCACCGACGACCTGGCTGCGCGTGGGGTGCCGACATTGGACAACCTGCGCGACGTGCGATGGTGCCTGAGCGGGCACCGGTTTCCGCAGCCGGAGAGCGGGATGACCGTCGTCAGCGCCAGCCGATCGTACCTGGAGGGCTGCGTGCGTGCCCGGGTGAGCGAACTCCCCGGTGTCACACTCGTGGATTGCTGCGACGCCGCCGGCCTGACCATGACGCCCGACCGTCGCCGCGTCACCGGGGTCCGTGTGCTTCGACGGGCCGACGGCAGCGCCGAGGAGGTCCTCGACGCCGACCTGGTCGTCGACGCGACCGGGCGGGGTTCACGAGCCCCAACATGGTTGGCGGAGCTGGGTTTTGAATCGCCAGAGGAGGAGAAGCTGCAGGTGGGTCTCGGCTACACGACCCAGATCTACCGAGCCCCGGCCCCGGGTTTGGGCAATGACCTCGGGGTCGTGATCGGTCCGACGCCCGATGCTCCGCGGGGCGGCGCCTTGCAGCTGCTTGAGGGGAACCGCTTTCTGGTGACGCTGATGGGAATGCTCGGCGACTATCCGCCCACCGATCCGGACGGCTTTCTCGACTTCGCCCGTACCCTACCGATCCCGGATCTCTGCGACGTGATCCGGGACGCCGAGCCGCTCGAGCGGGCCCGGTCGTTCCGGTTTCCGGCGAGCGTCCGCCGGCGGTATGAACGCCTGTCACGATTCCCCGCCGGATTCCTCGTGACCGGAGACGCCCTGTGCAGCTTCAACCCGATTTACGCGCAGGGCATGACTGTCGCGGCTCTCGAGGCGATTACGCTGCGACGTCACCTGCAACGAGCCACCGAACCCCACCCACGTACGTTCTTTCGCGACGTCGCGAAAATGATCGACGTGCCGTGGGACATGTCGGTCGGCGCGGACCTGGCCTTCCCCGACGTGATCGGAGCCCGCAGCCCGAAGATGCGGATCGCCAACGCCTATATTCCGCGTCTGCATGCGGCTGCCGCCCATGATCCCGTGCTCGCCACGACCTTCATCCGCGTCGCCGCCCTGGTCGATCGCCCGGAGCGGCTGATGAGCCCCGGCACCGTGCTGCGCGTCCTGCGCCAGATCCTGCCCCGCCCCCGCTAG
- a CDS encoding ATP-binding protein, with product MEGTGPSSIPLGDLLNSRRRRTYVGREGERELVRARLESADPQWSVLYLHGPGGIGKTALLDVLAEIAEDVGATVVRLDGRDLSPSPSAILAALSDAVEVPVTGVITSTEERLCVLVDSYEVLGPIDEWMRTRLLPRLPATALTVIAARTPPSPQWRADAAWSALLRVVSLRNLTPGECREFLRAVAVSTQLHDRICQVTHGHPLALSLLADVASRGGEVAADPLTPDLIGVLMQRFIEVVPSPVHRRALEVCALARVTTESLLRDVLELDDAHEVFAWLRQLSFVEAGPEGLFPHDLARDVVDVDLRWRDLDFYTEVFHRVWRHLRRRLTSCSGREQQRVIFDLKFVFRNLPGVLSPVDWESWGHHYPEPACEEDRETIVELVRSHEGAESAEIAAAWFRRQPEGFYIVRRPDGTARGFFGLLDLSRASADDIAADPGAAAAWDFARTQSPPREGEAITQTRFVIDATAYQDPSPTLNAIPIMTMQRYLCTPRLSWDFLTLAEPDRWNEYFAVADLPRAGGADFEVGARRYGLFSHDFRRVPVDAWFEQVAVRALSDNPVAPKRPAPQLLVLSQPEFEQAVRQALHDWRRPDLLRRNPLMRTRVVCDRGGAEPDVAELDTVLRDAVDALADDPRDDKMVRAVDRTYLRPAATQEAAAQILGLPFSTYRRHLTQGVAQVVSWLWDREIYGRHE from the coding sequence ATGGAGGGCACAGGGCCGTCCTCGATACCGCTCGGAGATCTGCTGAACTCGCGGCGCCGGCGAACCTACGTCGGCCGCGAGGGGGAGCGTGAATTGGTCCGGGCCAGGCTGGAGTCGGCCGATCCGCAGTGGTCCGTGCTGTACCTGCACGGTCCCGGAGGGATCGGGAAGACCGCACTGCTCGACGTGCTGGCCGAGATCGCCGAGGACGTGGGCGCCACGGTCGTTCGGCTCGACGGCCGCGACCTCTCGCCGTCGCCCTCCGCCATCCTCGCGGCGTTGAGCGACGCCGTCGAGGTGCCCGTCACCGGCGTGATCACGTCCACGGAGGAACGGCTCTGCGTCCTTGTCGACAGCTATGAGGTGCTGGGGCCGATCGACGAGTGGATGCGTACTCGGTTGCTGCCGCGGCTACCGGCGACGGCGCTCACTGTGATCGCGGCCCGGACACCGCCCAGCCCACAATGGCGGGCCGATGCGGCGTGGAGTGCACTGTTGCGGGTCGTGTCCCTGCGAAACCTCACCCCGGGGGAGTGCCGGGAGTTTCTTCGCGCGGTGGCGGTGTCGACGCAGTTGCACGATCGGATCTGCCAGGTCACGCACGGGCATCCGCTGGCGCTGTCATTGCTGGCCGACGTGGCATCCCGGGGTGGCGAGGTCGCCGCCGATCCGTTGACCCCCGACCTCATCGGGGTGCTCATGCAACGGTTCATCGAGGTGGTGCCGAGTCCCGTGCACCGCCGGGCGCTCGAGGTGTGCGCCCTCGCCCGGGTGACCACCGAGTCCCTGCTGCGGGACGTCCTCGAACTCGACGATGCGCATGAGGTGTTCGCGTGGCTGCGGCAGTTGTCGTTCGTCGAGGCAGGCCCGGAGGGACTGTTCCCGCACGATCTGGCTCGCGACGTCGTCGACGTGGATCTGCGGTGGCGCGACCTCGACTTCTACACGGAGGTGTTCCACCGCGTGTGGCGGCACCTCCGTCGCCGGTTGACCTCGTGTAGCGGGCGCGAACAGCAGCGCGTGATCTTCGACCTGAAATTCGTGTTCCGGAATCTTCCCGGGGTCCTGTCCCCTGTGGACTGGGAGTCGTGGGGCCACCACTACCCGGAGCCCGCATGCGAGGAGGATCGCGAGACGATCGTCGAGTTGGTCCGCTCCCACGAGGGTGCGGAGTCGGCGGAGATAGCCGCCGCGTGGTTCCGGCGCCAACCGGAGGGGTTCTACATCGTGCGCCGTCCCGACGGCACGGCCCGTGGGTTCTTCGGTCTGCTCGATCTGAGCCGCGCGTCCGCCGACGACATCGCCGCCGATCCCGGTGCCGCGGCTGCCTGGGACTTCGCCCGCACCCAGTCGCCGCCCAGAGAAGGGGAGGCGATCACCCAGACCCGGTTCGTCATCGACGCCACCGCCTATCAGGACCCGTCGCCCACGTTGAACGCGATCCCGATCATGACCATGCAGCGGTACCTGTGCACCCCGAGGCTGTCCTGGGACTTCCTCACCCTGGCCGAGCCGGACCGGTGGAACGAGTATTTCGCGGTTGCCGACCTTCCGCGGGCCGGGGGCGCCGATTTCGAGGTCGGTGCGCGGAGGTATGGGCTGTTCTCACACGACTTCCGTCGCGTCCCGGTGGATGCCTGGTTCGAGCAGGTCGCCGTTCGCGCATTGTCCGACAATCCCGTTGCACCCAAGCGGCCGGCGCCGCAACTGCTGGTGCTGTCCCAACCCGAGTTCGAGCAGGCGGTCCGGCAGGCGCTGCACGACTGGCGCCGCCCCGACCTGCTCCGGCGGAATCCGTTGATGCGCACTCGGGTCGTGTGCGATCGCGGCGGCGCCGAGCCGGATGTCGCTGAACTGGACACCGTGCTCCGCGACGCGGTGGACGCCCTGGCCGACGATCCCCGCGACGACAAAATGGTACGTGCGGTCGACCGGACGTATCTGCGCCCGGCCGCGACCCAGGAGGCCGCCGCCCAGATCCTCGGGTTGCCGTTCAGCACGTATCGGCGCCACCTCACACAGGGGGTTGCGCAGGTCGTCTCGTGGTTGTGGGATCGCGAAATCTACGGACGTCACGAGTGA
- a CDS encoding Lsr2 family DNA-binding protein yields MAVSPRNSAGSAKRTTKEIREWAIGEGREVSPRGRISAEVERAFHDAQTKSAPAKKTAVKKTAVEKAVARKAPAAKKVAVKKAAAKKATAPNTTASEKTVATKAPAKSAATVGKAPAKTTTKQIREWAIGEGREVSPRGRIPAEVERAFHDAQTKSAPARKVAAKSSAAKKTAVKKTAAEKAVAKKAPPAKKVAVKKAAATKATAPNTTASEKTVATKAPAKSAATVGKAPAKTTTKQIREWAIGEGREVSPRGRIPAEVERAFHEAQTKEIQAEAMPAKKTPVKKVVAENAPAETSVAKKTVAKKASAAKKVAAKKATAKTAAPKTTAAEITAVKKKVARNAPAKTSGAKTAAVESAVESAADAETTAAKTTAVKKNVARKAPATGAAAGTAPADATTEETREWAIGEGRKVSFRGRISAAIVRAFHDAAAKLPLPLG; encoded by the coding sequence ATGGCGGTATCACCGAGGAATTCCGCAGGGTCGGCGAAGAGGACGACCAAAGAGATCCGTGAGTGGGCGATTGGAGAGGGTCGTGAAGTGTCGCCTCGCGGTCGGATTTCGGCCGAGGTCGAGCGAGCTTTCCATGACGCTCAGACAAAATCGGCGCCAGCGAAGAAGACGGCCGTGAAGAAGACGGCTGTGGAGAAGGCAGTCGCCAGGAAGGCGCCCGCGGCGAAGAAGGTGGCTGTCAAGAAGGCGGCTGCGAAGAAGGCAACAGCGCCGAACACGACGGCCTCGGAGAAGACAGTCGCGACGAAGGCGCCGGCGAAGAGCGCGGCAACGGTCGGCAAGGCCCCGGCGAAGACGACGACCAAACAGATCCGTGAGTGGGCGATTGGAGAGGGCCGTGAAGTGTCGCCTCGCGGTCGGATTCCGGCCGAGGTCGAGCGAGCTTTCCATGACGCTCAGACAAAATCGGCGCCCGCGAGGAAGGTAGCCGCGAAATCGTCGGCCGCGAAGAAGACGGCCGTGAAGAAGACGGCTGCGGAGAAGGCAGTCGCCAAGAAGGCGCCGCCGGCGAAGAAGGTGGCTGTCAAGAAGGCGGCTGCGACGAAGGCAACAGCGCCGAACACGACGGCCTCGGAGAAGACAGTCGCGACGAAGGCGCCGGCGAAGAGCGCGGCAACGGTCGGCAAGGCCCCGGCGAAGACGACGACCAAACAGATCCGTGAGTGGGCGATCGGAGAGGGCCGTGAAGTGTCGCCTCGCGGTCGGATTCCGGCCGAGGTCGAGCGAGCTTTCCATGAAGCTCAGACAAAGGAGATTCAGGCAGAAGCGATGCCGGCGAAGAAGACGCCTGTGAAGAAGGTAGTTGCTGAGAACGCTCCGGCGGAGACGTCGGTTGCGAAGAAGACGGTCGCGAAGAAGGCATCGGCGGCGAAGAAGGTGGCTGCGAAGAAGGCTACGGCGAAGACAGCAGCGCCGAAGACGACGGCCGCGGAGATTACGGCCGTGAAGAAGAAGGTCGCGAGGAATGCTCCGGCGAAGACCTCGGGCGCGAAGACGGCGGCTGTGGAGTCGGCTGTGGAGTCGGCTGCAGATGCGGAGACGACGGCTGCGAAGACGACGGCCGTGAAGAAGAACGTCGCGCGGAAGGCTCCGGCGACGGGAGCAGCGGCGGGCACCGCTCCGGCGGACGCGACGACCGAGGAGACTCGCGAGTGGGCAATCGGGGAGGGTCGTAAAGTGTCCTTCCGCGGGCGGATTTCGGCCGCGATTGTGCGAGCATTCCATGACGCTGCAGCAAAGTTGCCGCTCCCGCTCGGCTGA
- a CDS encoding MBL fold metallo-hydrolase has protein sequence MIDGATYVIDCGRSSTTQFARAGLRFDGLRSIFITHLHADHIADYYNYFLLAGSIPNQETRDALANPVSVFGPGPAGGLPEKFGGGQAPTVSAEDPTPGLAAFTEKCHDAFAYSSNVFLRDTGIRDIRTLVDVHEIAVPDVGASYTMTSPRMDPFPVMEDDHVAVTAVLVPHGPVFPSFAFRFDTAHGSVTFSGDTSYSDNLIALARGSDVLVHEAINVQGPNVSLPPAAMDHMLQSHVEVQKVGAIARAAGVRTLVLSHLSDFDEEPLDPVRWRKWIEPEFDGEIVIGDDLQRIPIPSSL, from the coding sequence GTGATCGACGGAGCGACTTACGTCATCGACTGTGGCCGGTCATCGACTACCCAGTTCGCGCGGGCCGGTCTCAGGTTCGACGGGCTGCGTTCAATTTTCATCACCCATCTTCACGCCGACCATATCGCGGATTACTACAACTATTTTCTGCTTGCGGGTTCTATTCCCAACCAGGAGACTCGGGACGCGCTGGCCAACCCAGTCAGTGTGTTCGGGCCGGGACCGGCGGGTGGACTCCCTGAGAAGTTCGGTGGTGGTCAGGCCCCAACGGTATCGGCCGAAGATCCGACTCCCGGACTTGCAGCGTTCACCGAAAAATGCCACGACGCCTTTGCATACAGCTCCAACGTGTTTCTCCGGGACACCGGAATACGCGACATTCGCACACTGGTGGACGTGCACGAGATAGCCGTTCCTGACGTGGGCGCGAGTTACACGATGACGAGCCCGCGCATGGATCCGTTTCCGGTCATGGAGGACGACCACGTCGCGGTGACTGCCGTGCTCGTGCCCCATGGTCCCGTATTTCCCTCGTTCGCGTTCCGCTTCGACACCGCCCACGGGTCGGTGACCTTCTCCGGTGATACCAGCTATTCCGACAACTTGATCGCTCTGGCACGGGGATCGGACGTCCTCGTCCACGAGGCCATCAACGTGCAAGGACCAAATGTCTCACTGCCGCCCGCGGCGATGGACCACATGCTGCAGTCGCATGTGGAGGTGCAGAAGGTCGGTGCGATCGCGCGCGCGGCGGGGGTGCGGACACTAGTGCTGAGTCACCTCAGCGACTTCGACGAGGAACCCCTCGATCCTGTGCGTTGGCGAAAGTGGATAGAACCGGAGTTCGACGGCGAGATCGTGATCGGGGACGATCTGCAACGGATACCGATCCCATCATCGCTCTAG
- a CDS encoding Acg family FMN-binding oxidoreductase, whose translation MDSTIPDENVVRIAVDLACRAPSVHNSQPWQWTYTDGQLDLYTARGRVLASTDPTGRQLVVSCGAALHHLQTALTALKWAADVRRVPEGPHSGHLATIRFRHEARPQSHDFDLLAAIRHRHSDRRPFGPVSVKTPLPAALNDVVHRRDVNLTVLRQEARPTLARATETTAAARKYDTAYQAELHWWAGHSIAQGGIPPDALATADDRDRVDIGRRFPAGLDAGATTEPDRSTVLVLSTAADGRGEWLRAGEALSAVLLEATVGGLSTCPLTHMTELRQGRDIIRDLLPDRGFPQALIRVGTTEKKSAPRQTPRRPVESVLSVGRRIPH comes from the coding sequence GTGGACAGCACCATTCCCGACGAGAACGTCGTCCGAATCGCCGTGGACCTTGCCTGCCGGGCGCCGTCGGTACACAACAGCCAGCCGTGGCAATGGACCTACACCGACGGCCAACTCGACCTCTACACCGCACGCGGCCGCGTCCTGGCTTCCACCGACCCGACGGGCCGGCAGTTGGTCGTCAGCTGCGGTGCAGCACTGCATCATCTCCAGACGGCGCTGACTGCACTCAAATGGGCAGCGGACGTCCGGCGTGTCCCGGAGGGGCCGCACTCGGGTCACCTGGCGACGATCCGGTTCCGTCACGAGGCCCGGCCCCAGTCGCACGACTTCGATCTGCTCGCCGCGATCCGGCACCGGCACTCCGACCGCAGGCCCTTCGGGCCGGTCAGCGTGAAGACGCCGCTGCCCGCCGCGCTGAACGACGTGGTACACCGCCGAGACGTGAACCTGACCGTGCTGAGGCAGGAGGCGCGACCGACGCTCGCGCGAGCAACGGAAACGACCGCGGCCGCACGAAAGTACGACACCGCCTACCAGGCCGAGCTGCATTGGTGGGCCGGTCATTCCATCGCTCAGGGCGGAATTCCCCCCGATGCGCTCGCCACCGCGGACGACCGGGACCGCGTCGACATCGGGCGTCGCTTCCCCGCCGGCCTGGACGCCGGTGCGACCACGGAGCCGGACCGCTCGACGGTGCTGGTGTTGAGCACGGCCGCGGACGGTCGCGGTGAGTGGCTCCGCGCCGGAGAGGCCCTGTCGGCGGTGCTGCTCGAGGCCACCGTCGGCGGTTTGTCGACCTGTCCGCTCACCCACATGACCGAACTCCGTCAGGGCAGGGACATCATCCGCGACCTGCTCCCCGACCGCGGGTTCCCGCAGGCGCTGATCAGGGTGGGTACTACCGAGAAGAAGTCGGCACCGCGGCAGACACCGAGACGGCCCGTCGAATCGGTCCTCTCCGTCGGCCGCCGCATCCCCCACTGA
- a CDS encoding DUF1876 domain-containing protein: MNTPIRDFDVEGSTEWTIPALLNETTWLVEVVVDEHDSDEGGSRIRAQARLRTRDTRTFVGSGLARRNPDDAEISEIGEVLATARALSDLAHQLIEATAADVETATHSRVHLAG, from the coding sequence ATGAATACCCCCATTCGCGACTTCGACGTTGAAGGGAGCACGGAGTGGACGATCCCTGCCCTTCTTAACGAGACGACATGGCTGGTGGAGGTCGTCGTCGACGAACACGACTCGGATGAAGGCGGCTCCAGAATCCGCGCGCAGGCTCGGCTCCGAACCCGCGACACCCGCACGTTCGTCGGGTCCGGGCTCGCCCGCCGGAACCCGGACGATGCCGAAATCTCCGAGATCGGAGAGGTATTGGCCACCGCACGCGCGCTGTCCGACCTCGCCCACCAACTGATCGAGGCGACCGCGGCCGACGTGGAAACAGCCACTCACAGCCGAGTCCATCTCGCCGGATAA
- a CDS encoding response regulator, translated as MIRVFLVDDHEVVRRGIADLLASDPALTVIGEAASYAQAMARVPALKPDVAVLDVRLPDGNGIELCRELHSLMPDLHCLILTSFTDEQAMLDAILAGASGYVVKDIRGMELAQAVHDVGAGKSLLDSRAAGVLMDKVRADADGKDGIFAHLTNQERTLLALLGEGLTNRQIAARMFLAEKTVKNYVSRLLTKLGVERRTQAAVLATKMPPKPTCT; from the coding sequence ATGATCAGGGTTTTCCTGGTGGACGACCATGAGGTGGTCCGACGCGGGATCGCGGATCTCCTCGCTTCCGATCCCGCTCTGACGGTCATCGGTGAGGCCGCGTCGTACGCGCAGGCGATGGCGCGGGTGCCTGCCCTGAAACCGGATGTCGCGGTCCTGGACGTGCGCCTGCCCGACGGCAACGGAATCGAGCTGTGCCGGGAACTGCACTCGCTGATGCCGGACCTGCATTGCCTCATCCTGACCTCGTTCACGGACGAGCAGGCGATGCTCGACGCGATCCTCGCCGGGGCCAGCGGATACGTCGTGAAGGACATCCGGGGCATGGAGCTGGCTCAGGCGGTCCACGATGTGGGGGCCGGCAAATCATTGCTGGACAGTCGTGCCGCCGGCGTCCTGATGGACAAGGTTCGCGCGGACGCCGACGGGAAGGACGGCATCTTCGCGCACCTGACCAATCAGGAGCGGACCTTGCTCGCCCTGCTCGGTGAGGGGCTGACCAACCGGCAGATCGCCGCACGCATGTTCCTCGCGGAGAAGACGGTCAAGAATTACGTGTCCCGGCTGCTGACCAAACTGGGGGTGGAGCGCAGGACGCAGGCGGCGGTGCTGGCGACGAAGATGCCGCCGAAACCGACATGCACCTGA